The following coding sequences lie in one Thermanaerothrix sp. genomic window:
- a CDS encoding UvrD-helicase domain-containing protein: MTNREAMEGILSSRYSPNQRRAITSDSKITAVKAGAGTGKTHTLSGRVAYLLASQEDLSLDQLAVLTFTEKAAQEMRERIEHILRVWGEELKDPRLVEMSNRVGEAYISTIHSFALRLIRESSMELGIPLNPSILSPFHVDEFRRELAMALEGPDAKWFVRRLGGDAADPWVLRAKDLFEAHAEKVRELVNRVGAQQLADMAVSAADKLAKTEGFSPESLWSFTGREGWLDELLSKMAASMGRWLEMASSLAVELLAADPKEPERVPVPDASDIDGMLDLIGKFIEKFNNTRSKRKDALDELLKSLDLQWLNPKEPSVSEVRNAVKKSSAPLLGVKKLLEGQRAGNAPAEGELLGLCNRVCAVGWEAWNRRRLSSGQLSFQDLIDLAGEAVRREPLKSRFRHVLVDEFQDTDWLQFELVKSFAEGGASVFVVGDLKQSIYRFRDTDLGLFQRLISEARPLGGVVSLTESRRSSPEVIGAVNRIFSHAFGGSIGTGIEEGYEPLTHPEHLDQIPSRVLIAPEEEPEGKKEKQEEHVLKASRILGMEFLRMMDQGFEVLDGGILRRCRWEDFAVLVAARTQYPRVSGAFQELGIPHVMHSSKDYGNRFEIRDLTALLAAIGGDRSDLTLLSAAGSPFLGRFVKNPIRTDSVEAALETARLGISKMADMAKAAGAWAVVDHILKDLSWLEEVRPQDRERVALNLRRAREILLDYHRTMGHSLIGAAEHLKSAMVGSSIEEPSTSKADAVSIMTVHAAKGLEFPITAVILSPSQRKRENQSRLLLSKHLGAVPSSSLVKELHGGKGVLSKAHQLLEKSAQEEESLRVFYVACTRAKDRLILASPSKRRANSWARNAMEALEPLGEGIYISPAEGPKGAAQEEAPAPCPLELPPREGAMLQMSATSYSLFRFCPVAYRITFRQGLAPRWDKELGDLGPGGSDLGSLAHWVMRRWDGNPDRLVEIMEDTASMPSEVLMALRKTRWKDALLEWLHGFALSDTGEEFRSLLRRGAKREVPFRVPVKGRFRMVGSMDLFLHASEGPIIRDYKITHEDNPIQELYHDQMRFYGLAAWLITGQEPDMALWRLRPLNGKYEKIAVESADWAQMESQLLDIARKALGPYEPKTQMCGVCRWGKSCGYKKIIG; the protein is encoded by the coding sequence ATGACCAATAGGGAGGCCATGGAGGGGATCTTAAGCTCCCGCTACTCGCCCAACCAGCGGCGGGCCATAACCTCCGACTCAAAGATAACCGCCGTCAAGGCCGGGGCGGGGACCGGCAAGACCCATACCCTGAGCGGAAGGGTGGCGTACCTGCTGGCAAGCCAAGAGGACCTTTCGCTGGACCAGCTGGCGGTTCTCACCTTCACCGAGAAGGCGGCCCAGGAGATGCGGGAGCGGATAGAGCACATCTTAAGGGTCTGGGGGGAGGAGCTTAAGGACCCGCGCCTTGTGGAGATGTCCAACCGCGTCGGGGAGGCATACATATCCACCATACACTCCTTCGCGCTTCGGCTGATCCGGGAGTCCTCCATGGAGCTGGGGATACCCCTCAACCCCTCCATCCTTTCGCCCTTCCACGTCGATGAGTTCCGCCGGGAGCTGGCCATGGCCCTGGAGGGGCCCGACGCTAAGTGGTTCGTCCGCCGCCTTGGGGGCGATGCGGCAGATCCGTGGGTCCTAAGGGCCAAGGATCTCTTCGAGGCCCATGCGGAAAAGGTCCGGGAGCTGGTGAACCGGGTGGGGGCCCAGCAGCTGGCGGACATGGCGGTGAGCGCCGCCGACAAGCTTGCGAAAACCGAGGGCTTCTCGCCGGAAAGCCTTTGGAGCTTCACCGGCCGGGAGGGGTGGCTTGATGAGCTCTTAAGCAAGATGGCCGCCTCCATGGGCCGGTGGCTTGAGATGGCCTCAAGCCTGGCGGTGGAGCTTCTAGCCGCGGACCCCAAGGAGCCGGAACGCGTGCCGGTTCCCGACGCATCGGACATCGATGGGATGCTGGACTTAATCGGCAAGTTCATAGAAAAATTCAACAACACGAGGAGCAAGCGGAAGGACGCCCTTGACGAACTGCTTAAGTCATTGGATCTTCAATGGCTTAACCCCAAGGAACCGTCGGTCAGCGAGGTCCGCAATGCGGTTAAAAAGTCATCGGCCCCCCTGCTTGGCGTAAAGAAGCTGCTGGAGGGGCAAAGGGCGGGGAATGCCCCCGCCGAAGGGGAGCTGCTGGGGCTGTGCAACCGGGTGTGCGCCGTGGGGTGGGAGGCATGGAACCGCCGCAGGCTATCTTCGGGGCAGCTGTCCTTTCAGGACCTCATAGACCTGGCGGGGGAAGCGGTGAGGCGGGAGCCCCTCAAGAGCCGTTTCAGGCACGTGCTTGTGGACGAGTTCCAGGACACCGACTGGCTTCAGTTCGAGCTGGTGAAGTCCTTCGCGGAGGGCGGGGCCTCGGTGTTCGTGGTGGGGGACCTCAAGCAGTCCATATACCGCTTCCGGGACACGGACCTTGGGCTGTTCCAGCGGCTCATATCGGAGGCACGTCCCCTGGGAGGCGTGGTGAGCCTCACGGAGTCCCGGCGGAGCTCCCCGGAGGTCATAGGGGCGGTGAACCGGATCTTCTCCCACGCCTTCGGGGGCTCAATCGGCACCGGCATAGAGGAGGGGTATGAGCCCCTTACGCATCCGGAGCACCTAGATCAAATCCCCTCAAGGGTCCTCATAGCGCCGGAGGAGGAACCGGAAGGGAAGAAGGAGAAACAGGAGGAGCATGTGCTTAAGGCAAGCCGCATCCTTGGGATGGAGTTCCTGCGGATGATGGACCAGGGCTTTGAGGTATTGGACGGCGGCATCTTAAGGAGGTGCCGCTGGGAGGACTTCGCGGTGCTGGTGGCGGCCAGGACCCAGTACCCCAGGGTGAGCGGGGCCTTTCAGGAGCTTGGGATCCCCCACGTGATGCACAGTTCCAAGGATTACGGGAACCGTTTCGAGATCCGGGACCTCACGGCCCTCTTGGCCGCCATAGGGGGCGACCGGTCTGACCTCACGCTGCTTTCGGCGGCGGGGTCCCCCTTCCTGGGCCGGTTCGTAAAGAACCCGATCCGGACCGACAGCGTTGAAGCCGCCCTCGAGACAGCGCGCCTTGGGATATCCAAGATGGCGGACATGGCCAAGGCCGCCGGGGCCTGGGCGGTGGTGGACCACATACTGAAGGACCTAAGCTGGCTTGAGGAGGTGCGGCCCCAAGACCGGGAACGGGTGGCACTCAACCTCCGAAGGGCCAGGGAGATACTGCTGGACTACCACAGGACCATGGGGCACAGCCTCATAGGGGCGGCGGAGCACCTGAAGTCCGCTATGGTCGGCTCCTCCATCGAAGAGCCCAGCACGTCCAAGGCCGACGCGGTAAGCATAATGACCGTTCACGCCGCCAAGGGGCTTGAGTTCCCCATAACCGCCGTGATCCTATCCCCATCCCAACGCAAGAGGGAAAACCAGTCGAGGCTTCTCCTGTCCAAGCACCTGGGGGCGGTGCCCTCCAGCTCCCTCGTAAAGGAGCTCCACGGCGGCAAAGGGGTTTTATCCAAGGCCCACCAGCTGCTTGAGAAATCGGCCCAGGAGGAGGAGAGCCTCCGGGTCTTCTACGTGGCCTGCACCAGGGCAAAGGACCGGCTCATCCTGGCGTCCCCCTCAAAAAGGAGGGCAAACTCCTGGGCCCGGAACGCCATGGAGGCCCTGGAGCCCCTGGGGGAGGGGATCTACATAAGCCCCGCGGAGGGGCCCAAGGGGGCCGCCCAAGAGGAGGCACCCGCGCCCTGTCCCCTGGAGCTTCCCCCGAGGGAAGGGGCGATGCTGCAGATGTCCGCCACCTCCTACAGCCTCTTCCGGTTCTGCCCCGTGGCCTACAGGATAACCTTCAGGCAGGGGCTGGCGCCAAGATGGGACAAGGAGCTGGGGGACCTGGGGCCCGGCGGGTCAGACCTGGGGAGCCTGGCCCACTGGGTCATGAGGCGCTGGGACGGGAACCCCGATCGCCTTGTTGAGATAATGGAGGACACCGCCTCCATGCCCTCGGAGGTGCTAATGGCCCTCAGGAAGACCCGCTGGAAGGACGCGCTGTTGGAGTGGCTTCACGGCTTCGCCCTGTCGGACACCGGCGAGGAGTTCCGGAGCCTCCTGCGGCGGGGGGCCAAGCGGGAGGTCCCCTTCCGGGTGCCGGTTAAGGGGCGCTTCCGCATGGTGGGCTCCATGGACCTGTTCCTCCACGCCTCGGAGGGGCCCATAATAAGGGACTACAAGATAACCCACGAGGACAACCCAATCCAGGAGCTCTACCATGACCAGATGCGCTTCTACGGCCTGGCGGCGTGGCTCATCACCGGCCAGGAGCCGGACATGGCCCTCTGGCGCCTAAGGCCCTTGAACGGAAAGTACGAAAAAATAGCGGTGGAATCGGCAGACTGGGCTCAAATGGAATCCCAGCTCCTGGACATAGCCCGAAAGGCCTTGGGTCCATACGAACCCAAGACCCAGATGTGCGGCGTCTGCCGATGGGGGAAGAGTTGCGGCTATAAAAAAATCATAGGATAA
- a CDS encoding diguanylate cyclase: MDAVSLMAGFEDYIFVMDPEGRVLMSSPKAWALLKGKQHVKDVLPPVYWGRLRNLMGAGKPPYPPMDIPLKKGPSEIPTEALLGRTSDGERDLFVLSCRDISRIKRAEETLERSEERYHTIFDHSPLGIVHIDHDGIITDMNDHFLEIMGTTRERLIGINVIDNLKDPWMKKAILQALSGTPGMYEGRYTPFSGNRTTWIKAQFRPMTSLKGTFLGVVGVVEDISERREAEEQIRFLNMHDPLTGLLNRRCFDEELKRLDNPEHMPLCLIMGDVNGLKLANDAFGHPEGDLLLTTIAKILRESGRPGDLIFRWGGDEFILLLPKTGVEKAVDRINRIHHMCSSWKGQGLVRPSISLGFGVKEHPEEDWRDAMLKPAEDLMYKMKMKEGRRARLRILAHLEEKLHRAFGGHMGLHIKRLSDLCEMLDRQLGMGEEDSKALKLLCAYHDIGIVSSKDLINREPPVDEDALETDQDHPITGYRIAKSIPELLPAADLILSHHERWDGSGYPQRLKGADIPLPVRVFQVLDRYESLTNPDGGAMEAGAAWSLMARDKGRLFDPSLLDAIRDLLLRCQEEPVRL; this comes from the coding sequence TTGGACGCCGTTAGCCTGATGGCAGGATTCGAGGACTACATTTTCGTGATGGACCCGGAAGGACGGGTTTTGATGTCCTCCCCAAAGGCTTGGGCTTTGCTCAAGGGAAAGCAGCACGTAAAGGACGTCCTACCCCCGGTGTACTGGGGGAGGCTTAGGAACCTCATGGGCGCCGGCAAGCCCCCCTACCCCCCGATGGACATACCCCTGAAGAAGGGTCCCTCCGAGATACCCACCGAGGCCCTGCTGGGCAGGACCTCCGACGGGGAGAGGGACCTTTTCGTCCTCTCCTGCCGGGACATAAGCCGCATAAAGCGGGCGGAGGAGACGCTGGAGAGGAGCGAGGAGCGGTACCACACCATCTTCGACCACTCGCCCCTGGGCATAGTGCACATAGACCACGACGGGATAATAACCGACATGAACGATCACTTCCTGGAGATAATGGGCACCACCAGGGAGCGGCTCATTGGGATCAACGTGATAGACAACCTCAAGGACCCGTGGATGAAGAAGGCGATCCTGCAGGCACTGTCTGGGACCCCTGGCATGTACGAGGGCCGTTACACCCCCTTCTCCGGCAACAGGACCACCTGGATAAAGGCCCAGTTCCGGCCCATGACGTCCCTTAAGGGCACGTTCCTTGGGGTGGTGGGCGTGGTGGAGGACATATCGGAGAGGCGGGAGGCGGAGGAGCAGATACGGTTCCTCAACATGCACGATCCCCTAACGGGGCTTCTCAACCGCCGCTGTTTCGACGAGGAGCTCAAGCGGCTGGACAACCCGGAGCATATGCCACTTTGCCTCATAATGGGGGACGTCAACGGCCTTAAGCTGGCAAACGACGCCTTCGGCCACCCGGAAGGGGACCTGCTACTCACAACCATAGCCAAGATACTCCGGGAGAGCGGACGCCCCGGGGACCTCATATTCCGCTGGGGCGGGGACGAGTTCATACTCCTCCTTCCCAAGACCGGCGTGGAAAAGGCTGTGGACCGGATCAACCGGATCCATCACATGTGCTCCTCCTGGAAGGGGCAGGGGCTGGTCCGGCCCAGCATATCCCTGGGCTTCGGGGTGAAGGAGCACCCGGAGGAGGACTGGCGGGACGCCATGCTGAAGCCCGCCGAGGACCTCATGTACAAGATGAAGATGAAGGAGGGCCGAAGGGCGAGGCTCAGGATCCTGGCCCACCTGGAGGAGAAGCTGCACCGGGCCTTCGGGGGGCACATGGGGCTCCACATCAAGCGCCTTTCGGACCTATGCGAGATGCTGGACAGACAGCTTGGCATGGGGGAGGAGGACAGCAAGGCCCTCAAGCTCCTGTGCGCCTACCACGACATAGGCATAGTCTCCTCCAAGGACCTGATAAACCGGGAGCCCCCGGTGGACGAGGACGCATTGGAGACGGACCAGGACCACCCCATCACGGGATACCGGATAGCCAAGAGCATACCGGAGCTGTTGCCCGCGGCGGATCTCATACTGTCCCACCACGAGCGGTGGGACGGAAGCGGTTATCCCCAGCGCCTTAAGGGCGCCGACATCCCCCTGCCGGTCAGGGTGTTCCAGGTCCTTGACCGTTACGAGTCCCTGACAAACCCGGACGGCGGCGCCATGGAGGCCGGCGCAGCCTGGAGCCTCATGGCAAGGGACAAGGGCCGTCTTTTCGATCCGTCCCTCCTGGATGCCATCCGGGACCTGCTGCTTAGGTGCCAGGAGGAGCCCGTTAGGCTATAA